The proteins below come from a single Pseudodesulfovibrio sp. JC047 genomic window:
- a CDS encoding bacteriohemerythrin: MSFIEFTEENRIGIAEIDEQHRNLFTLLNTMHTATIEGQEHSAIVAIFDDLIVYTVEHFDTEEKYMQEYQYPQYTDHKKEHDDLTGQALQLQMQFNSGSATVTFELLDFLNGWLNDHTMGTDRELGDFLRPRLANRP; encoded by the coding sequence ATGTCTTTTATCGAATTCACCGAGGAAAACAGAATCGGTATCGCCGAAATAGACGAACAGCATCGCAACCTGTTCACCTTACTCAACACCATGCACACCGCCACGATCGAAGGGCAGGAACACAGCGCAATTGTCGCGATTTTCGACGACCTCATCGTGTATACGGTCGAGCATTTCGATACCGAAGAAAAATATATGCAGGAATACCAATACCCTCAATATACGGATCACAAAAAAGAACATGACGATCTGACAGGACAGGCACTGCAACTCCAAATGCAATTCAACTCGGGAAGTGCCACAGTGACCTTTGAACTGCTCGATTTTCTCAATGGATGGCTGAACGATCATACCATGGGGACTGATCGAGAGCTGGGCGATTTTCTCCGTCCACGACTGGCCAATCGCCCCTAA